ATATATAATATCAAATAATTAAATCAATGACCACATGTACATACTAGTTACCACTACAACACTTGGACACATACCTGATAAACCCTATAAGATCTTCCCTTTTGTGCTGGGGTAATAGCCATGGGATAAGAGCCACTACAAGCAGGAGAGAGATCCATTACATCTAAAGAAGCCATGCTAATTCTTGATGGCTCAGATGCATTGGACACATTAATTGGACTGTTATAACTTCGAAAAGctacaacattttttttaaggaGGTTCAATGTTTTCATCATCTCCTCTGAGGGAGAAGAGATTATGTCAGTACGAGTTTCAACCAAACATTTCAGGACGTTATCCTGTTCATGGCACAAAGGCTTGCTGTCCTGGACAACATTCTCTTCCTCACCTCTTGGTGAGGCATCTTGACAACAGGACAACATTACTGACATGTCCTCAGTTTTTGATTCCTCAAAGGAAAGTTCTTTAATGCTCTTATCCAGGTCTGAAAGCTGCTTTTCTAAATGGCTTTCTGTAACAGAAATCTCAGGGAAGGATAAATCAGAGTCTGCACTTAAGATTCCAAGAGGTTTTTCATCATCAATGCATAAGAAACTGGAGTTAATATATTCCTTTTTACCGTCTTTTTCACAATCTGCATTTAGCTCATGCATAAGATTCTTAGCTATTATTGGAGTGGCTGACTTTTCTGATGTTTGCTGCCTATAGATGGAATCCTTagctttttcttcatttttttgggTCTCCTGTAGACCTCTATCACCAGAAAGCATTAAACACTGGATTTCCGTTGTTAAACCTGTGCTTTGGTTTGCCTGAAATTCTGAGATTTGACAGCCGCGTTTATATTCTGCATTGCTTTTTTTGACATAGTTAAGTTCTTGAAAAGGACTGGTGTCAACTAGTTCAAAGCTTCTTTTTACACCTGGCTTTTCAAGAATGTCCTCCTCTTTGATGCATTTGGCAGGATCAACCAACCATGAGCATGACTGCTGGCGATTGGAAGATTTTCCTATCTCATTAGCCACACCAGTTCTTTCCACAAGTTTTTCTTCCCAAGCCTTATTTTCAGAAAGACATTTTCTGACTAGATCTTTCACATCTGATGCAGTCACAGGAGTGTCCCCTACATCAAAATGCTCAATTTTTGCATCATGCCTGCAGCCAGAGTCATTGCTACCAATGGGAGAGATGGCAAACTCAAGTTCCTTCTTTTTTAAGGCTGTACTGTCTTTTGCATTCAGTAATTGCgtattagaaagcttttcctttgCCTTGCCTGTTCCAGAACACAGTATATCGTCAGTTTCCTGGAAATAAGCACATAATTCTTTTTAAATAGTAAGAATTATAGAAATACAGCATTACAGAAATATGCCCTTTCGTGACCTAGGTTGAAAATACTTTATTCCCACCTTAATGGAAAACTGCAGTTTAACATGAAACATTTCTTACGACATCTGCTTACAAAAAGTCACTACAAATATATTCTAAAAACAAGTAACTGAAAAACCAAACAGGAATCAGCCATTGTGACAATCTGATTTTGTTTAGAAAACAAGAAATGAAGCTTGCCCACTATGCTGGCCATCTATGCCCCCCAGAACTGCTAGCCTCATTGATTACAAAGCTGAGCAAGAATCAGGCTAAGGTCTCCTCTCAGCAGGCTTTCTTCCATTCCCATTGCTGCAGGCCAGTAGGGAGGTGGAATCTAATTTCCCTTCCCACGGTGCTGCACAGGATGAGCATTTGGCTGAAAAAGTGAACAGGGGCAAAGCTACTCAAAGTGCATCTAACCCATTCTATCTAAGCCCTGCTTTTGGagtaactgggggggagggagatggagggggCAGTGGGAAAGTGCTTTGAAAAGCTGTATGGTCAGTGTATGGGAACCCTTACATTTGTATGAGTACACTATGCAAGTTATCTTGGAGAAATAAAGTAGTCCTGACCTGTACATCTTTCTCCCACCTGGGGCTGCTACAGCATTCTGATTCCATACTGGacatgtgtgtatgtgagtggcTACTGGCACTGGAGGTACCAAATCTCTTCCTAGATTGAAGGAGAGTTGGAGTTAAACTCCTCACTGGCATCCCGGGAATTAAGACAGCAACATCAAGAcctttgaaaggaaaaataatgAATAAGTTCAAATTCTGACTGAAAGATGTAGTGTACATTAGCCAGCTTCATACCAAATCTGAGCACTACTCTGAAGATAATCTTCCATAACACCAAGTGATGTAGGAATTGTTCTCAGCACCTCTCCTGTACAATGAGTTTCATCATTTTTGAAGAGGCATAATTTACCAAATGAATCAATACTACCACTGCACTGACCATCTTTTGCATTTCAGTTTAGGAATATCAAGACACCAAAGTAAGACAATTCAAATTTTAAGGCACCCAGAGCAACACTAACTTAGTTGCACTGCAAATGTCACATGTAACATCTTTGAATTAGTGTTTGTTTCTTGATTTAATATGTCATTTGACTTTACTGGCTCGTACATTCAGATTCAAAACCTGGCATTAGTGATCCAGTAGGAAGAACACTTCAGTTGGAGTCAGCACTGAACAAACAACCCAGACTagttattcctgggggaattctgtgccactacGCACATACAGAATTCATGTCtgccgcagatttctttgcttctcctCAGAAAAAGGACTTTCTGATggtgaaacaaaaggaagttgcaAGAGCGGTCATGCGCCCCCTCCACAGCAGCGCGGGCGCACAGTTTCAGGCGCCCAGAGCAGCCAACAGAGAGGTATATCACTGTGTGTGACGAGGGGTGGAGGAAGTGTATGGGTcagacccctcccccatgcatccaaatccctctgccccccaaacaaCCCCCACCCATGAACCTCCCCTGCCACTGGGGATGCCATGGCTGGTGACTCCTaccctgcactgggctcagctgctagtcccagctgggctgggggtaggTGAGGAGCGTATTTCCCCTGCACACGTGGCCGGGTCAGATGCACCCCCAGAAACTTTCCCCGGCTCCATATCCCCTCCCctcgcttcctgcccccatcactcctcagccatggggtgagggctccctgtacagggagctgttcCCCTATCTGCCCAATCCCTGTGCATCTGGACCACCTAAcaagcctctcccccccacccaaaccaTCACCCCACTaagcctcccccacacccccagccctacccctcctgcatccagacCCCTACCGAGCTCTtcccccctgcatccagacctctatccctgcacccagaccacctccCGCTGAAGCTCCTGCACTCAAACGCCCACCATGGGCCCCACCCCctatgcacctggaccaccctgatgagcccccacACCAGTGAGCCCCAACCAACTGCACTCAGACCCCCCCGCTGaaccccacacctagacccctcctgccGAGCCCCTTCATCCCACACCCAGAttcccccctgctgagccccagccaccttcacctggaccccactaccgagtcccattgcccctgcacccagaacccccccccaacaagcccctgtgcatccagatccccccagcacccagaccgccccccccccactgaactGCCTGCACCCAGGttaccccccacagaaccctctcatcCCACATCTGGATGCCCCCATATGAAACCCATCCACATACTTGgatcctgcccagctgagcctgcctaACCACAGCTGGTGCACCCGTGGAgggacagggccctggggtgtttctcgcgcaggcctggcccttgcactgttgtcagggtcaggttcagcCTCACCACAAAGCCTGCGTCCCTTGGTGTGTGTGCGGGCTTGCAGTGTGATCTTTCATCTCTGTGCACCTAGTGGCCTGGgctcctcactgccatgctggagcctccacattatTTGaccaataaaatatgcagaattttaaaatattatgcacagaatgtTTTTTGGGCACAGAATTCTCTCAGGAGTAACAAGTGTTAGAGGGTATCATGTTGTTGAAGGCATTGTATTTTGGAAGAGATGTAAGCTCCATGACTGGACCCATTCAAGCAGTTGGTCAAGTTAAAAACCCGCAAGTTGACGGCCTTGCTTATTATGTGATTTGTTATACTTACATATTTTCAGTACTTACATGATTTCAATAGTTTATTTGAAACAGGAGTATAATCCTTTTGGCCAACAGACATGGGAGAAACCAATTCTCGAGAAAGTTGCAAAGCATCAGCAGACATGGGACTTGAACTAGGTCCTTGCATTTTCCCACCGATTGGAGTGTACTATCAAAATGATAGAAACTTTCTTAAAAGATAAATAGATTAAAGTTTGTACAGAACATCTGCAGCTGAAAATTAGTCTTAAATTTACTCAAAGTTAAATTATAATtggagctcagctgaaatcacaacCCAAATCAGGCAATTCACTAATCTGGAGTAAGGCCAAAAGTAGCCTCTGGAACACTCAAGTCAAAGGCACGAGCAGTCCAATCACGAAACATGCTACTGGCTGTGGTCAACTGAGACACGGAAAAGCCTCATTACTCCAACTTAAGTTCTTTTCATTACCTTAAATGCAAGCAGTTTGAAGAAAACTAACAAACAAATAACTAGATTACTTACAAAACCCAGAGAGCTGATGAGAGACAACACTTGTCCTGGAGTGCGCGAATAATCTTGTTTAGGCTTAGCCATTGATGGTGTAGTAAGGATATCCATCATATTTATCTCTAAAATTTAGAAGTTAATGCAGTGTGTTAGGTTTTTATTGGATTAATCAATAAACGAAAAGTTTCAGTCATTAACAGTATTTAAATTCAGTGAAAAAAAAGCTTGTCCTTTAATTTGGTTTACATGGCTCTCTCACTTAATTCTGAATTTTACACAAGCTATTTCTTTACCAATACCATTCatcacatttattttattaaacccAAAAGACTTTTCGAAGTCCAATTATATTTCACTATGTTGTTTATGTTTTGCATTTCTCCCTATAAAAACCACTGAAGTCCGTTTCATTTTCAGAGTTTTCAATACTATACTGCAAAGGTTCAAAAGGAAGGCAAATGTTTGTAAGAACtttccactgttttttttttcaaaatgatgaAATAAGACCCCAGGAATTTTGAGGTAAGGTGGTACTGAGTGTACCTTCTGGGGCATAATCAGTTCTCTCTAATTAATGTATTAATAATTAGATGCACTGTGACAGACACCTGCTATAGTAATTTTAACATGGCAAAACTATGATCTGTTTTTGTGGTAGGATGGGGGGAGATGGGCTAAAGAAATCAATCTGGCATATGTGCAGTACATTTTTAATAAGATTTTTCCACTAAGCTTATGAAGTGCGCATCTATAAAAGGGAAGGCTATAgaaagatgtttttttttttttttttaagaaaaggcaGTCTGGAAAGTAAGGTAGGAATTTCCATATATTAAGACAATATTAGGGTCGTACAGTTAACATAAAAATTGCTGTAATAATTAGTCACATACTATTTCACAAATACAGTATACATATTTTTCCTACAACCTTAGATACATATAGCTTAACATTTTTTCATTCCTGTAGATTTACActaatttcacttttgtttgcagGGTTGTAACTGTACTGGTCCAGGATACAAGACTCAAAGAAGagttctgtggagctcaaaagcttctctttcaccaacagacagtccaataaaatgtattacctcatccatcttgtctcacTAATTTTGCTGCCATAATGGTTCAGTAATGTATAATTTTTACAGACTGTCCTGTCAGTGCTCTTCTCTCTAAATCACATATTTTAATCATTTAGTCAGCATCCATATATGGTACATTCTCTTTTCAAAAAGTGGTAGATTCTGCAATTCAGGGAACGAGGCTATTAACTATTAAGTTAAATTAACTATCAACATGGTGACGAGGCTATTAACTATTAAGTAAAAATAGCTACCAACAGAGGTGATCTGTATATATCAGCAAGTTTATACTATTGTACTATGTTGCATATACAATATAACATGTGTAACAGTTTACTATGAAGCTTCAAAAATATACTGTATATGCCAGACAGTTGTGTATTACACAGTATCTAAGATTGTAGAATGGCATATAGTCTGTTTGAGAAATAGTACAGGATCATGTACTACAGGACAAATTATAATGCATACGTTATGAGTAAGGCTACactttagtcacgggtatttttagtaaaagtcatggccaggtcatgggcagtaaacaaaaattcatggcccatgacgtgtccatgacttttactatataccccctCCTCCAAAAGCTTACTATTTACTTAAATACTAATGCTTTTATAACAGTAAGTAACATTAGTCAAGGAACTGCACCAGTCATGTGTGGTaccagtacagtagaacctcagagttacgaacacctcaggaatggaggttgtttgtaactctgaaatgttcataactctgaacaaaacattatggttgttctttcaaaagtttacaacttaacattgacttaatacagatttgaaacattactatgcagaagaaaaatgctgctttccctttttttttttaaatagtttacatttaacagtacTGTCAtggatttgcttttattttatttttttaatctctgctgttgcctgattgtgtaattccggttccaaatgaggtgtgtgggttgactggtcagttcataactctggtgttcgtaactctgaggttccactgtaCTGGTCATTGATTAGAAATATCGGTTAggtatatttgtacagtgcctggctcAGGGGACCTTGATTCTGATTGGAGCCACTACATGCCACTGGAATCTAAAATACCAAGAATATTAAAACATGATATTTAGAAACCACTGAGGAACCACAGACTCATTGATCCACATCTCACCTCTGTTCAGAGTAACTCTGGAGAGCCCAAAGTCCGTCAATTTAACATGGCCCTCATTAGAAATTAGCATGTTGTCTGGCTTCAGGTCCCTGCAGATATAAAGGTACTGAAATAAGATTGGTGTATAGACAATTTATCATAAGAAAGAAGGGAGGAGAAAGCATTAAGTAGAAAGAAGTTACTCAACCAACAATGGGGGCATTTATAGTTCTCCAGGATCAATATTAGGGCCCATTTCCCATTAGGAAACCATTTTAAGTACAGATTCTAGAGATGTGTCAGAAAATTAAATGTGTCTTagcattaaaaatgcaaataacaTAATGTAGCCTGGAATATATGCCACAAGATTTGTGTGTCTCATAATTTTAATCTCTTGGGGAGCATGTCAAACTGTCTCACTGAGGACTACCAAATTATTAGTACTTACTAGCATTTGACATTAAGCATTACTAGCCATTGGCTATAGATTTCAAAATGCATTCCTTGAAGTGCAGTAGTAATATAAATTGAAGAGAATATTTCATCACTGGGGGAGAAGAGCAGTCCCTCCCTTCTTCTCCCCAATCCTCCCAAAGAATGGATAGCATTCAGGGGGCACTGGGGACAGAGTAGCCAAGTCCCTCCTCTTATTCCCTTTGAGGGACAAATTAAAGGAAGACAAAGTTGCTTCTCCCTTCAAAAACTAGTCTAGGGATGGATATTCACAAATAGAAACTCAATATTCAGAGGCTGATGACATGAAAGCTGGACTCCACAAGGATTACATGCTCATACCATAAAATGAGCTTTAACAACAAACAATGTATTGGTTTGCAGTCATAAAACTACATATTAGATTTTTACCTGTGGATTATCCCATGCCTGTGAAGGTAATCAAGAGCCAGTGCTGCTTCAGAAATATACTTCACTGCCATTTCTTCATCAAAATAGCCATATATGTGGAGAAGAGATTTGACATCACCACCAATAAGATATTCCATCACCTGCCATTgaaagatttcatttttaaaatgaatctttATTTTTGGTTGAGATATTTAAGATTACACAATTATGAActaccttttttcttttcaaaagaggAGCATTTCACATAGGGTAAAGCAGATAAAAGAATTCTTGTGGTAGTTTAACTCATTTCCTAGGGAAGTCACTGAAGCAATGTTTAATTATATTTCTTTCTGTTTAGAAGACTTAATCCATATGACATAGCTAATAAAACATTCCTCTGATGGACATAGAAGTTTTTTATTGCTTCTTTTTGTAACCCTGGTTAGCTTTTCAATAGGCTAGATTGATTACAAATAACACTTCCCATGACAGGAAGTATAATTTGATTAAGCAAAATTCAGTGTCAGTCAAGGATAATTGATCCCAAGTTTCACAAAATATCTGTCTTATCAAGATTAAAGTATCTTAATGAttgtattttgaaaatgtaaatatataataCAAAATCCAGGCCCAAATTTTCAGAGATGAGTAATTCCCAAGATTATGTACATGACTAGAGTAATTGTGCATTCAAGAGACTAGAGAGTCTAATTATGAGCATGCTTAAAGGCCCAAATGTAAAAAATTGAGCTCTGTTTTTCCTTGACATAATCAGGGCAATAACAAATGGTCTGAATACGATCCTGcattaaacatattttaaaaggttaaCTTTCTAAATTGTAATGTATTTGGGCTGTCCAAACCAATATTAATGCTATTTCAGTGTCTAAAGACCAATACATCTTTATTAAATTTAATGCAAAATTAAATGCTATACTAGACATTAAGAGAATAGCATGTTTCACAAAAGCAGGATTTCACAAATCCACTCACCAATAGTAAGTAGGAAGCTTTGTGTGTCAACAAAGTGTCTTCCTCATCCCTTTTGGCAGAATctaggctttcattttaaaaaatatgggtCCTAATCCCTTCTGCATAGCTGGGGTATCTCTTGTATGGACCCTGATCAAATCCTACTCCAAGACTTGGGGAGGGAGTGTTAAATTGCTGGTTCTACCACAGACAGCCTACCACAGAAGGCTTGGCCTATATTTATCTCAAGGGTGTGTCAGAAGCCTGTGCTAGTCTTTATTTTATCCTTCAATCATCCTGTTCCCACCTACCCCAATTAACTCTGCACTTTAAGTACTGGCAGCAAGAGCATACATTTTACTATTCGTGATCTACTGGATATTTTTcaaggcacacacacacagtcactctGACCCCACAGTCTTCTTAAATATGTGGCTCATTTTTATTTTGGACCCAAAATTGTGCTAGGCATTCTTGACCAGGTTAGCTACGTGGAAGGACTCTTCTGTTAGAAAGAAGGAGGGGTTAAAAGGAGTCAGGGAGAAGGAAGATATTAATCCCACATAACTACTCTAGTTAAGACCTCATATTGGATGAGAAGTGTAATGAAATGACCCAAATACCCAATCCTCATTATTGCAAGAGCATATTTTCAAACATTACAATTCTTCTAATGAACTTCATTCTCCACTATGTTTTCAAAGCTGTCTTAAAGCACTGTAAACCATTTACTCACCAAGTACACATTGTTAGCTGACTGAAGTGAGTAGTATAAGTGTACAATGAAAGGACTTTTGCTGAGAGCCAATGCATCTCTCTCTGCCTGGACCTGGTGAACCATGTTTTTATTTATCAGGtctgcttttttgaccacctgtAAAACAATTCATGTAGAAATGAATTCACAACAATAATTTGCCATGCTCATTTATTTTCCAGAATACACATGCTGATAAGGTTAGTCAGTTTCCTAGAGAAACTTTCCTTCACTGAGTTCCATGTCTCAATGGCACAGCTAGAATGACATTTTTACATACTGCCCTTGTATTGTGGTGCTATGGTTTTGTACATGGACACCTACTTTGAAGAATTCTCCTGCAACATCTGAAGAAAATTATTCACACTATTTGCATTTCAGGTTATTAAAAAACAGCTACTCTCATCTGAATGTTTGACTAGCGTCTAATGTGTTTGAGTCCCTCTAACTCAGAGGGTAACAACAACTTTCCATGCAATTAGAGCTTCTTGAAAACTAGTTTATAAgctatatttgaagaaattaggttGTAATTAAATAGTTAAAAATTATATTTGACACAATTGTTATATAGTttatgtgtagggccctaccaaattcacagtcaattttggtcaatttcacagtcacaggattttttaaatggtcaatttcattgtttcagatgtttacatctgaagtATCACCCTTATAACTCTGGGGGTCCTCATGGTTGCAAAGCTATGAAGGCTGCACAGCCACGGAGCTTCCAGCAGCCGGGGGAGGTTCCCGGAGTTGGGTCCTACCCCGCCCAGGAgcagcccctgcaggggaagaggaagtcccgttcCTCGTCTCTCCCTGGCCCAGCCAGGATTAGCAGCTGGATCCTGATGCATGGTAGGACCCCCTGAGCTGgggtgccccagccctgcccctccactacAATAGCCAGATACCATGAGGGTGATCAGTTCACccataaatttggtagggccctacttatgagATACAAACAAATTTGAGGACTCTGTGTGAAGTGTAGAGCTATTCTGTTGACTCACACTGGTAGCCTGAGGTCAGTTGCTCTATGGCACTCCAAACCTTTGCAGAGTAGTGTGAAGTAAAGTTAGGAGTTCCACAAGATCCCCTTGGCCAGGGTGGacaaaaatcaatgttttaaaaaaaaaaaaatcagattttttttaatttaaatcggatttgtttgataaaatgctttgtgaggaaaaaacctatctaaagatagttttaattaagataactTTGAGGTATaatgtatctcatcatggaatcaggtttcagagtggtagccatgttagtctgtatcagcaaaaagaacaaggagtacttgtggcaccttagagactaacaaatttatttgagcataagctttcgtgggctaaaacccactttaacAAATTTATGCATCAgatggtctctaaggtgccacaagtactcctcgttcatcatggaatagggattataaattctaattctatagtatgagacaatatattcatgtaatgtttaagaaaagttttgtaaatgacttCCAAAAGTTCATGGATTAgagacccaatcttatggggttccacaggcttctgtatataTTAactaggttaatctttctatctaaccaatgggactcagtgctcagtctctagaagataccatcagagatgcttagttttgcagatCTCAAACTGTGATTTGtatctccagaggtaacatgcttattaacagcaaaaatgtttttaaataaataaataatatatagaggtgagaaataacataactcaactctattgtccctctgcaaatttgtgtacacagagtcaatctcttacctctctctaaaagtgcaaagtttcaggAAGTTCAacaaatagaagattgttgggggtggaatagatctggataaggagaagaagtctggagatgtgagaagcgagggacatatgcttgttttgttaaaatattatatgtttgctgttgaagaaaaaaaatccagaatacttaatgttgttgttttagttaaataaaacaatttaaatgtctgtctggtgatgttctcctcctaatacagcttggcaagaaaatcctccaaatattaattattaactTGTTGaaatggagatatttatgaagtcattgggaggtgaactatctgcttcagttacctttggtaaatgaaataaccgaacaatcattcattttctcatatagctgtaaaactaatgtgaaaagttttcaaaataaatcactgtttaaaaatttacagcaactccccacttaacgtcctctcacttaacgttgttttgATCAATTgatccctgctcaattacagaacatgctccatttaaagttgtgcaatgcttcgctataacgtcgtttggctgcttgctttgtccacagctggcagcccccccatcagctcccctatgccccccccaaagcgcctcccgcctgccggtagaccccgcggatcagcgccttctccctcctccccccacctcctgcccgcagcaatcagctggcttgcg
Above is a genomic segment from Emys orbicularis isolate rEmyOrb1 chromosome 2, rEmyOrb1.hap1, whole genome shotgun sequence containing:
- the MASTL gene encoding serine/threonine-protein kinase greatwall isoform X1, yielding MGPVEPAAEERGAARVKRIAVPRPPSIEEFTIVKPISRGAFGKVYLGRKGAKLYAVKVVKKADLINKNMVHQVQAERDALALSKSPFIVHLYYSLQSANNVYLVMEYLIGGDVKSLLHIYGYFDEEMAVKYISEAALALDYLHRHGIIHRDLKPDNMLISNEGHVKLTDFGLSRVTLNREINMMDILTTPSMAKPKQDYSRTPGQVLSLISSLGFYTPIGGKMQGPSSSPMSADALQLSRELVSPMSVGQKDYTPVSNKLLKSCLDVAVLIPGMPVRSLTPTLLQSRKRFGTSSASSHSHTHMSSMESECCSSPRWEKDVQETDDILCSGTGKAKEKLSNTQLLNAKDSTALKKKELEFAISPIGSNDSGCRHDAKIEHFDVGDTPVTASDVKDLVRKCLSENKAWEEKLVERTGVANEIGKSSNRQQSCSWLVDPAKCIKEEDILEKPGVKRSFELVDTSPFQELNYVKKSNAEYKRGCQISEFQANQSTGLTTEIQCLMLSGDRGLQETQKNEEKAKDSIYRQQTSEKSATPIIAKNLMHELNADCEKDGKKEYINSSFLCIDDEKPLGILSADSDLSFPEISVTESHLEKQLSDLDKSIKELSFEESKTEDMSVMLSCCQDASPRGEEENVVQDSKPLCHEQDNVLKCLVETRTDIISSPSEEMMKTLNLLKKNVVAFRSYNSPINVSNASEPSRISMASLDVMDLSPACSGSYPMAITPAQKGRSYRVYQTPNQGNADTPYRTPKSVRRGAAPVEGERILGTPDYLAPELLLAKPHGPAVDWWALGVCLFEFLTGIPPFNDETPQQVFQNILKRDIPWPEGEEKLSSNAQNAIDILLTIDTTKRAGLKELKHHPLFHGVDWDNLQNQTMPFVPQPVDETDTSYFEARNNAQHLTVSGFSL
- the MASTL gene encoding serine/threonine-protein kinase greatwall isoform X2 — encoded protein: MGPVEPAAEERGAARVKRIAVPRPPSIEEFTIVKPISRGAFGKVYLGRKGAKLYAVKVVKKADLINKNMVHQVQAERDALALSKSPFIVHLYYSLQSANNVYLVMEYLIGGDVKSLLHIYGYFDEEMAVKYISEAALALDYLHRHGIIHRDLKPDNMLISNEGHVKLTDFGLSRVTLNREINMMDILTTPSMAKPKQDYSRTPGQVLSLISSLGFYTPIGGKMQGPSSSPMSADALQLSRELVSPMSVGQKDYTPVSNKLLKSCLDVAVLIPGMPVRSLTPTLLQSRKRFGTSSASSHSHTHMSSMESECCSSPRWEKDVQETDDILCSGTGKAKEKLSNTQLLNAKDSTALKKKELEFAISPIGSNDSGCRHDAKIEHFDVGDTPVTASDVKDLVRKCLSENKAWEEKLVERTGVANEIGKSSNRQQSCSWLVDPAKCIKEEDILEKPGVKRSFELVDTSPFQELNYVKKSNAEYKRGCQISEFQANQSTGLTTEIQCLMLSGDRGLQETQKNEEKAKDSIYRQQTSEKSATPIIAKNLMHELNADCEKDGKKEYINSSFLCIDDEKPLGILSADSDLSFPEISVTESHLEKQLSDLDKSIKELSFEESKTEDMSVMLSCCQDASPRGEEENVVQDSKPLCHEQDNVLKCLVETRTDIISSPSEEMMKTLNLLKKNVVAFRSYNSPINVSNASEPSRISMASLDVMDLSPACSGSYPMAITPAQKGRSYRVYQTPNQGNADTPYRTPKSVRRGAAPVEGERILGTPDYLAPELLLAKPHGILMSGPAVDWWALGVCLFEFLTGIPPFNDETPQQVFQNILKRDIPWPEGEEKLSSNAQNAIDILLTIDTTKRAGLKELKHHPLFHGVDWDNLQNQTMPFVPQPVDETDTSYFEARNNAQHLTVSGFSL